The genomic segment GGTGTACGACCCGTCGTCCCGCTTCTCCAGGAGCCAGGCCACGCCGTTCACCTTCACGCCGTTCTTCGGTGCGTAGGAGAGGTCGATCATCTTGGGGGGCCGCGGCACACCGCAGCGCAGTATGATCGCCGGGTCTCCCCACCCCGCGGTCAGCTCGGACTTCGGCCCGGGGTCGGTGCGCCCCAGCCCGTCGACCTTTTCCGGCAGCTGTCCGTGCAGGTCCCGGCAGAGACTCGCGGCCTTCGCGTCCGGGGACGGAACCACCACTGACGCCTCGTCGTCCGTACCTGAACAGGCAGCTGTCGTGATCGACAGGGCGAGGGCGGACATTCCTGTGAGGCAGCGGCGCCGGAGGTGGGGGATGTTCACCGGGCCAGGGTAGACGGGG from the Streptomyces venezuelae genome contains:
- a CDS encoding DUF3515 domain-containing protein; this encodes MSALALSITTAACSGTDDEASVVVPSPDAKAASLCRDLHGQLPEKVDGLGRTDPGPKSELTAGWGDPAIILRCGVPRPPKMIDLSYAPKNGVKVNGVAWLLEKRDDGSYTFTTGARLAYVEVTLPEERTADGLGPLTDFADPIKKTIPKGIGASS